One Nicotiana sylvestris chromosome 12, ASM39365v2, whole genome shotgun sequence genomic window carries:
- the LOC138883918 gene encoding uncharacterized protein, with amino-acid sequence MVLHFYGGAALPKSITHTNLVLLPKKPIVETFSDLRPISLRNFINKVLSTVLHDRLENFLPSLISPNQPGFVKGRSIFENILLTQEIITNIRLRGKPANVVIKFDMAKAYDRVSWKYLLHVLGKIGFSEQFINMVWNLVSNNWYSVLVNGQSSGFFKSTKGVKSFVGFGMPKWSDPLNHLAYADDTIIFASAHPPSLSKIMVVLGNYEKISGQMINKDKSSYYMYSKIPNGLCQAVGAIIGFARELRQGETWDDQLLDQTFNEEIAEHIRLNVHYEGSEGYWDRPYWMPTPSGKFTISSAWKILRHRADPNQEFKLKWIKGLPFKISFFLWRLWRKKIATDEMWRRQGQMVIRHWWYAQCCPKLKPLFQAVRAIITWELWKRRNAGKHGVSVSTNRVIHEINRTFHQLARVRVTWQLPFHGWYKCNTDGASKGNPGPSSLGFCVRNDEGDVVYARAVGLGVTTNVVAEAKSILQGLEYYVEHDLHPLILETDSLVMKKGIEGEWDPPWVIANNVNKIIEMKGNFNVIFQHVFREGTFGFHSFSELPSAGRRFINLKKSQTPNLRVLSSGISMVKCSVWECFDSVQDQCDKQVESIMWNFWRLLNHFSVVLACLHAQSEDGLAMFRMISTLKVREEKDLSLQEHKITQLHMPGGARIKPDDTLALPYRRQLKASPGLAFALQILLKASPAWLLPCKACLNPAPAWLLPCKTCQKPTSR; translated from the exons ATGGTGCTACACTTCTATGGAGGAGCTGCACTGCCTAAATCCATCACTCACACCAATCTAGTGTTGCTGCCTAAGAAACCTATAGTTGAGACCTTTTCTGACTTAAGACCTATTAGCTTGAGAAACTTCATTAACAAGGTCTTGTCTACGGTGTTACATGATAGATTGGAAAATTTTTTGCCTTCTCTAATATCTCCTAATCAACCCGGATTTGTGAAGGGTAGGAGTATATTTGAGAACATCTTATTGACTCAAGAAATTATCACTAACATAAGGTTAAGGGGAAAGCCAGCTAATGTAGTGATCAAGTTTGATATGGCTAAGGCCTATGATAGGGTTTCATGGAAGTACTTATTGCATGTACTAGGGAAGATAGGATTTTCTGAGCAGTTCATCAACATGGTGTGGAACTTGGTGTCAAATAACTGGTACTCAGTATTGGTGAATGGGCAGTCCTCAGGGTTCTTTAAGTCTACAAAGGGTGTGAA GTCATTTGTGGGATTTGGAATGCCTAAGTGGTCTGATCCTTTAAACCACTTGGCATATGCTGATGATACTATAATCTTTGCTTCTGCTCATCCTCCATCCTTGAGCAAGATTATGGTAGTGTTGGGGAATTATGAGAAAATATCAGGCCAGATGATCAacaaagataagagttcatactACATGTATTCAAAGATTCCTAATGGATTGTGTCAGGCGGTTGGAGCTATTATAGGATTTGCAAGAG AATTACGACAAGGTGAAACATGGGATGATCAGCTGCTAGATCAAACCTTCAATGAGGAAATTGCAGAACATATAAGGCTAAATGTGCATTATGAAGGCAGTGAGGGATACTGGGATAGGCCATACTGGATGCCAACTCCTTCAGGCAAGTTCACTATTAGCAGTGCTTGGAAAATATTGAGGCATAGGGCTGATCCTAATCAGGAATTCAAGTTAAAGTGGATTAAAGGCTTACCATTCAAGATATCCTTCTTTTTATGGAGATTATGGAGGAAGAAAATAGCCACTGATGAAATGTGGAGGAGGCAAGGGCAAATG GTTATAAGGCATTGGTGGTATGCTCAATGTTGTCCAAAGCTAAAGCCATTGTTTCAAGCAGTACGAGCTATTATCACTTGGGAACTTTGGAAGAGAAGAAATGCAGGTAAACATGGGGTTTCAGTGTCCACAAATAGGGTGATTCATGAGATCAATAGGACATTTCATCAACTGGCAAGGGTGAG AGTAACATGGCAGCTTCCTTTTCATGGTTGGTACAAATGCAATACTGATGGAGCCTCAAAAGGAAATCCTGGTCCTAGCTCATTAGGATTTTGTGTGAGGAATGATGAAGGTGATGTGGTATATGCAAGGGCAGTAGGCCTGGGGGTGACAACTAATGTGGTGGCTGAAGCTAAGTCTATTCTTCAAGGATTGGAATACTATGTGGAGCATGATCTTCATCCTCTCATATTGGAGACTGATTCATTAGTAATGAAGAAAGGGATAGAAGGGGAATGGGATCCTCCTTGGGTAATTGCAAATAATGTGAATAAAATTATAGAGATGAAGGGCAACTTCAATGTGATCTTTCAACATGTGTTCAGAGAAG GTACATTTGGATTTCACTCATTCTCTGAACTACCTAGTGCAGGGAGGAggtttattaatttaaaaaagtCTCAAACACCTAACCTTAGG GTACTTTCCAGTGGTATTAGCATGGTCAAATGCTCAGTTTGGGAGTGCTTTGATAGTGTACAGGACCAATGTGATAAGCAG GTTGAATCCATTATGTGGAATTTCTGGAGATTGTTGAATCATTTCTCAGTGGTATTAGCATGTCTTCATGCTCAATCTGAGGATGGTTTAGCAATGTTTAGAATGATTTCTACATTAAAGGTTCGGGAAGAGAAGGATCTGAGCTTACAAGAACATAAAATCACCCAGCTCCACATGCCTGGCGGGGCCAGGATAAAGCCTGATGATACTCTGGCATTACCCTACCGTCGCCAGCTTAAAGCCAGCCCTGGCCTGGCTTTTGCCTTGCAAATCCTGCTTAAAGCCAGCCCAGCCTGGCTTTTACCTTGCAAAGCCTGCTTAAATCCAGCCCCAGCCTGGCTTTTGCCTTGCAAAACCTGCCAAAAGCCAACTTCAAGATAG